TCTGTCATTCCCATCATCTGCACTCCATATATCTTGCATCTTGGTTGCCAGTCTCTTAACGATCTTGCAGAATCGTTCCAAAATGATATGCTTAACCAAGTTGGTGCACAATAATGCAGCTTACCCTGGTAATCTATATATCGAAAAAGCGGAACAATATGCAAGGGTGCTCGAGAAAGACATATTAAATCTGCTGTAACTTCCAGAGAGAGTAGCTTTTTACAGGTTATCTTTAACAAATCGTAATCAACATCATAAAGACCAGATCCAGGACTAACCAGAATTATATGAGTTGTTGTGTGCCTCAGGTCAGGTTGTTTAAACGGATCGGCAAGCAAAGTTGTGGCAAAATTAATAGTctctaaaatatttgatttaataACAGGAGTAAAACCACCTCTAATCACACTTCTCCCATCATCAGTCTGACCATTTCTCAAATCACTCGTAATTCTCATAAATTCTTTTCTTAGAGTCTTCATGATTTCACTCCaataaagaatattaaCCTGGTCAACCACAATACGAAAATAATCCCTAGTGTTTTTCAACCGAACACCTGGTGGGAGATTCCTATATGACTCTCCACTTTCATGAATAGATGCGCAAAATACAATGGTAATAGTATGATGTGTACCAATATCTTTCCATTTCTTGAATATCTTAGGAAATAAGGAATTAACAACCTTATGAAATGTTTTTTCGCcattttgttcaaagtGCCACATCTCCTCAGTGATCTGAATTAAAAAGATCAACCTTGCAGATTCAGACCTAAAAATCACCTTAGTATTATTACCAATATAACCTGAAATAACCTTTTTACCATTGCGATAGACTCCTTTTGCTATCAATCTAATTGAATTGATATATGTGATCCTTTGCCCTAAAAACACGCATGAATCAGttaattttgataataaacACCACATATCCCCTCTATTCACATAACAGTCTTTGACATGTAGCTCTACCAAGTCCGCTTGGTGATCTTTCGATTTCAGCTTAACCCACACAGCAGACCTCGACGGAAGGTCAAGTAATTGTTGAAGCTGGCCAGTCAGAACAGATATATTTGCATTTGGAAGTCTCCGACGTGTCTCGGgatcaaagttttgaactttaaaataaagttTCTTATCCCTTGATGACGGGGAATGATGATATGTGCGCAACTCTGCTAAATCCCCTTCTTTCGCCCCAGGAAATTGGTTTAAATCAACTAAGACACAGCAATCAtctgattttgatgaattatGAAACCCAAGTTCTAATTGATATGATCTATTCCGGCTTTCATTAAACAGTTCTCCTGAGATCGGAGTTCTCAATGCAttttctaattcttcttgatcCACCCGTCTCCTCACCTTCAAACCACTGGTATCCATTTGGAGTCTTGCTCCAAACGCTCTTTTCATTCCATCACCAATTGTCAGCGTATTATTCTCTATTATCAGATTTTTAACTTGTTTAGTTGTTGAGGACTCAGTCATGGGTGTTGGTTCGCTATTATTTGTATCAGATGCTATACTCTTACTATTAAAACTTCCAAGCGTTATGCTCCCAGATCGTAAATTAGAGAACTGGGGAGCATTAGATTGCATTGGAGTATGTATGGGAACTCTTTTTATACTGAATGTCTTTGCTGGAATGGCTGTTACTATCAGCGCACTCTCTAAGTAGTTTGTTTGTTCCATCACacatttattattagagGCTGTACTATAAAGTTATCACGTGTACACTACTTATAATACCCTTAACGAGATTGTTAAATATCGGCGTTACCATTactatttttaatatacaGTTCAGTAGAAGGAAGTTTATAGATGCAGATCAAATCACTTATCTTCTTTCTGCTGCTCTTCAGGATTTCCTTTACTGTCCTCCTCTTGCCTTAATCTCTCGCGCCTTAATCTTTCCTGTCTCGCCTGTTCCTCCTCCATCGAAAGACGTAAAGCCATGGCTAATTCTGGATCCATCGTGGGATCTACTGCAAAATCCATGTAGTCATCGCCCTGAAAGGTGCCCATATGTGGTGCAGCAGCTCCGGGCTGTAACACAATAGGAGACCCCGCAATGTGCTCATACAACAATCTCGATCCTGGAGACACTGTCAACAGGTGACTAGTTTCATCCTCCGTATTGTTGACGGCAGCAATGAACTCTTCCAGAATAGCACTGTTTGCTGCTTCCTCTCCAAAGTTTACAATGTCCACAGCTatgttattttttttaatttcttcgCCAATTTTACTAAATCATCTCTCTCATCAGTTATCGGACTACAGATAAAAACTACAATTCTCTGACGTTGAACCTTATTCTGTCTATGTTTCAATGTCAATGCGGCAATCTGAATAGCCGTGCTCAAATGAACTGTCCCCTCAACTGCAGTGTCATGCAAACCAGCAAGAATCTTACCAAACTCAGGTGTAAATGTGGATAGAACCTTAGGACTAGTCCCTGCCGCAGAAATTAATCCGACAGTGTTCTCAGGATTACTATTCCTCTTTGACTGAAAGATGAACTCTACAGCGTCTATTTGAGCTTCAAACCTTGTCTTCGGGAAATCACCGTTACGTGAGTATTCTGAATTGTCAACAATCAGTACAGTAGCTTCTAAAACCATCCCTCAATAACTTTCTATATGCAACACCTCTATAATGCCGTGATCGTTTATGGGATGCTTTAGGTGGCAAATGTTTGGTATGTTTTATTAACTTTAAACGTCTGTGTTTTTACGATCTTCACTAACTCCGGGTAACACCGAATTTACAGCATAAAGCAAATTAGTTGATGTTTCACGAGAGATCACCACAGACAACATCAAGTAATAttagaacaaaaaagaattgtaGGATTTGATGGTGGAGTCTCTCAGTGCAGAGCAGAAGGATGTTATCAGGCAGCGGCTTGTTGAAAGGCAGCGGACAAAACGTATGTGTTTTATTGTTCAGAGGGTGGAAagttggtgttgttgttaccTGCTGTTACTAACAAAGGTTACTTATTCCTAATAGTCAATGCAACCATTACAAAGATAGAAGCTTTGAAAGAGGTTCACATTCTTAATATCAGTCGACTATGCGATGAACTAAAACAAGGTATAGATGAGTCAGCTACTATACGAGAAGTTCTTGAAGCAGAACGTCTGGGTGAAGAGAAGGGTCGAGCCGCCGAATCACGAGATCCAGTTCGTAGTAGATGAtgtatcacgtgatttgaTTGTATTCTGGCTTCATGAAATCCTGCTTCTCTTGCACAACTGTGGTTGGTTGGTGGGGGATGACTAAAAGTTTGATCCTGAAGTAATATATTGGAAGCCACAATTGTGTGTTACGGATAAGAGATATAAATTCTCAATGATAATTTGTTGACAACTTTGATAGCAATGTTAAATGTTGCCACTGGATGAAACATTCGCTTCAAATTTAGATCCTATATCTACTGGGTAGTTCTATTCAAATTAGTCGTTTGTCTTCTTTCAATTGAGTAAAGTTATCCGCTAAAAAAGTCATATATTTTGTGTGACAGCTGAAAGATGGGCTTCGGTATAGACCAGGTATTGGGCACATCTGTTGAAAACCTTGAAGGTACTAATATTTACTATACTACGTCTTTGAAAGGGGAATGTTCTACGGTAATTTCATATCTACGTTCAAGAGGAATAGAGGTTTCAGGTTTGTTGAATAACAATGACCCCTTTGCTACTATAGTTGATTCTCTTGATCCAACTTCACGGACTGCAGTATTTACAGATGACAGTGTTATAATGTATGCCCTTCCACATTTATACAATTTAGAAGGCTTTGCAGTTTTGATACATGTCGATTTGAGATATCAGGAATATTCTTTGTTACCCGCTTTAAGGGATCTGCGGTATCCGTTATTGATATCTAATGATCTCGGTAGAGTTGTAAAAGCTGTGGATGAAGCTGTTGAGATTGCATTTACTTTGAATCAGCCAGTGTTCCACTTTTATAACTCCAAAGCTATTGGCCAAGATactattgaaaattatgAACCTGTATACCGTGCATTGAATTTTGAGGAATCAAGTAGGAATATTGCAGATATTCTACGGCCCTCTTTGGATGTTTTGTATGGACCTAACCCTGATACCTTGATACTTAATTTGTCGCCTTATGGTAAGCAATTTGCTGATAATTTGACAGATGAAATAGCACTATACGACATTACTGTATACAAGCCATTTGATATTACTAGCTTACTGAGTAACTTGCCGCCATCTGTCACTAATATATCTGTTGTGCAAGGAAGCAGTAATGCCTCGACCAACAAGGGCATGGAACCTATTCttttggatgttgttgCTGACTTTAATGTTTTACTTGAAAAAAACATTTGTAATGTGGTGACTGTCAATGTAGGCACATTGACAGATATTTCTGCTGCGTTATCAGAAATTACAAGCAATGCTAAATCAGAACAACCCAATCAATCTTTATTTATTTCCGAAAATGAGCAGTTCAAAGAAACTTTGGACTTGAAGGACTCCATCAACAAAGCAATCTCTTTAGAGAAGGCTTATATTGATGTATTGGAGCAGCTTTTTACCTCTAACTTAAGTATTTTGAACCAGTTCAAAGAATCAAAGTCGCGGCCCTTGAATCCGGAGTATGCTTTTGGTGGATTTTTGAGAGAGCAATGGGAACGTGAACAATTGCTCTCTACTATCAGTGCTCGCTTAGATACTTCTTTATTTGACTATGATAGTAGTAGGCTTGTAGAGCTGCTATCAAAATGGATCTCCTATAACAAAATTAGTCTCGACGAGTCAAAACTCTCGGAAGCAAATGCAGTTGCAAGTGAACTCTTTGATTTATTACAGAAGAATTCAGGGAGTTTTAGTGCTAAAGAAATCCTTGATGTGGCACCAACTGAAGATCTTTTCTTGTTTCATGTTAACTGGTTAATAGGCTCTGATGCATGGGCATACGATTTGGGTAACTCAGGGGTACATCATGCATTAGCATCACAGAAAAATGTCAATATTCTGTTGGTTGATTCAGAGCCTTCTGAAAAGGTGGCCAAATCTACCCGTAGAAAAAAGGATGTGGGATTATATGCGATGAATTTTGGTAACGTTTATGTGGCTTCAGTTGCTGTGTACTCTTCTTATACTCAGCTATTGACTGCTTTTCTGGAGGCAGCAAAATATAATGGGCCATCGATAGTTTTAGCCTATCTGCCCTACAGTTCAGAGGATGACACACCGTTGGAAGTTTTAAAGGAGACTAAGAAGGCAGTAGAAACTGGTTATTGGCCCCTTTATAGATATAATCCAAGTGAACAAAATGATGAGGACGTCTTTAAGCTGGACTCATCCATTATTAGGAGACAgcttcaacaattcttGGATCGTGAAAATAGGTTTACTATGCTTTGTAAAAAAATACCAGAACTTGCTGGGAATTTAGAGAAATCGGCAAGTGAGTTGATTACCATAAAGCAAAAGCGCAGAGCTAAGGAAGCTTATGGTCAGTTATTGGAAGGTCTATCAGGTCCTcctttgaatatttattatGCTTCAGATGGTGGCAATGCTGCAGGTTTAGCTAAACTCTTAGGTGCCAGAGCATCCGCTAGAGGCTTGAAATCGACTGTGTTATCTATGGAGAATGTTGTTTTAGATGAGTTGCCCGGAGAAACTAACGTTATCTTTATTGTTTCTACAACAGGCCAAGGTGAATTTCCTCAGGACGGAAAATCTTTCTGGGAAGGATTGAAATCTTCTATTGACTTAGATTTGGCATCTGTGAATTATGCAGTATTTGGTTTGGGTGACTCACACTATTGGCCTCGTAAAGAAGATGAACGATATTACAATAAACCTTCGAAAGATCTATTTGCAAAGCTTCATTCTCTTTCAGCAAAGTCTATTATTCCTTTGGGTCTAGGTGATGAtcaagatgaagatggttACCGGACACAATATAAGGAGTGGGAAGCAAAACTTTGGGAAGCTTTTGGTATATCCAATGCTGCTGTTGGAGAGGATCCCCAACCTCTCACGAACGAAGATATGAAGCTCGCTTCCAATTACTTGAGAGGGACAATAGCAGAATCGCTGATTGATACTTCAACTGGAGCTGTCTCAGCCAGCGATCAGCAATTGACAAAATTCCATGGTATCTATTTACAAGATGAGCGTGATATTAGGGATGTAAGAAAGATGCAAGGCTTAGAGCCATACTACATATTCATGGTTAGAACCAGATTAGCTGGTGGTGTCGCAAACCCGGAccaatatttaattttggaTCGTATGGCGGATACAACAGGGAATGGTACTATTAAGATCACTACCAGAGCCACATTTCAATTACATGGAATTCTAAAAAAGGATTTGAAGCACACAATAAGATCACTTAATTCGACTTTGATGGATACTTTAGGTGCCTGTGGTGATTTGAACAGAAACGTCATGATTTCTGCACTCCCTCATAATGCAAAGCTTCATAAAAGTGTTTCCAATATTGCAGCTTTGATATCTGACCGTTTATTACCTCAAACGACAGCATATCATGAAATTTGGCTGGAGGGTCCTGATGACAGAGATGGAGATTCATCATGGTCGTCAATTTGGAACACGGCTACTTCAGGtccaaagaaaaagattttGGTTGGCGGTAATGCTTTACAAGACGTAGAACCTATTTATGGGCCTACTTACTTGCCaagaaaatttaaaatcaacattGCAACGCCGCCGTATaatgatgttgatgtttGGTCATGTGATCTTGGTATGATTGCAATTTCCGGCGAAAACTCTGAAGTAGAAGGTTTTAATCTCTATGTTGGTGGAGGAATGGGAACCACGcacaataataaaaagacCTATCCAAGAATCGGATCttcttttggttttgttcCCGTGGATGAAGTTTATAACGTTATTGAGAAGATCGTCCTACTTCAAAGAGACCATGGCGACCGAAAGAACAGAAAACATGCAAGGTTAAAGTACACAATCGATGATATGGGTGTGGATGTCTTCAAAGGAAGAGTTGAGGAATTATGCGGGATAAAGTTTGCCCCAGAGCGGCCATATACCATTGAATCGAACATTGATTATTTTGGTTGGGTAAAAGATGAAACAGGATTGAACCACTTTACTGCATTCATAGAGAACGGTAGGATTGAAGATAGCCCATCGTTCCCACACAAAACAGGTTTACGGAAGATTGCAGAATACATGAAGGAAACGAATTCTGGAGAGTTTAGGTTGACAGGCAACCAGCATATCgttatttcttcaattaaGGATCAGCATCTGGACGACATTAAagcatttttaaaaagatataaattGGACAATTATGATTTTAGTGGACTAAGGCTAGCGTCTTCAGCGTGTGTAGCACTTCCAACGTGTGGCTTAGCTATGGCTGAATCTGAACGTTACTTACCCTTATTGATTACTAAACTTGAGGAAGCTTTAGAAGGATACGGCTTGCGTCATGATTCGATTGTCATGAGGATGTCTGGTTGTCCGAATGGGTGCTCCAGGCCCTGGCTGGCTGAAGTCGCATGTGTTGGCAAAGCAATGGGTACTTACAATCTCTTGCTTGGTGGTGGTTATTATGGCCAGAGGATAAACAAACTCTACCGCTCATCCTTGAAGGAAGACGAGATTATAGGTACACTGAAGCCCTTATTTAAAAGGTGGTCTTTGGAGAGGGAAGAAGGCGAACACTTTGGCGACTTTGTGATTAGAGTTGGTATAATCAAGCCAACTTTAGAGGGGAAGTATTTCCACGATGATCTTCCCGAAGGTGCTCTCTAATGCCCCTTTCACGgatatttttggaaccTCACGCAgttaattatttatttatataatttctatgttttattttactctatatttatatgaatctgtctattttattttatttattatcatcatGACCGTCTTATTTTTGATAGTTATAGTCAATGAACCTGTATTGTCCTCAGAAAGTCTTCAgaattataaaaaaattaccTTATTTCAATTTAACAACTTTGCGTTTTCTgatttattttaaataagaataaaacaTTAAACAAAGCAGCGATAATATGTCTTACAACTTTGGTAGAGCTAAATTTACGGATTTCCTTAGGTTTGGAAGTAGATTAAAGGGTCATATCTTTCATAGTTATCCTTTTGAAGCTGGGAAAATTAGAAATAAGACAATTGTGTTAAGCTCATCTAATATCACTAATAGTGTTCTTTTAACAACATTTGCGTTGTCTCCGCTAATTTGGTATAATACCATAAATAATGATGCTCTTAATTCACCTGGGTTGGAAGATTCCATCAATGTATATTATTCCATTACACCATTTCCACTTAAATACGGTCCACCGGATAGACCTTTAAAAGCTACATATACAATTCTGGGCTATGGTATAAGGTCGGTGACCTTCCTAAAGTTCAAGGTATATGCGTTAGGTATATACGCATGTACCGAAGACATAAATCTCATCCAAAAGGTATTTAATTCAGACTTCCTCTCTGAGGTTACGGGAATTGAAAAGACTGCTTCGCTGAAAGAAATGGCAAAGAAAGCGTTATCCGATCCAGCGCAGTCTAGGGTTCTGATAAATAAAGTTTTAAGCAATGGGATGAGATTGGTTGCCAAAATCAAACCAATCAGGGATACAGACTTGAACCATTTGAAGGATGGATTGGTTAAGTCGATTTCGAACCACCCTGACAGCAAAGATTTTCGAGCAGAACTAAAAAGAGGATTGCATCAGCTGAAGACAACTCTGAGGAAAAAACGAGGGAAAGTTCCTAaggatgatgaatttattATTGAGCTACAGGCAAATGGTAACTTGAACTTCTATCATTATATAAGAAAGAATGGTGTAACGGTTGAAATTGGTACTGTCACAGAACCGATAATAGGCAGACTGTTGTTTGGACAATACTTAAGTGGTCCCCGGCCTTTAAGTGAAGATACTAGGGAGTCTGTGGCTAATAAAATTGTTAATATGCTCTAAACTTTGATTAAATATAAGTTCAAGAAATCTTGGAATAGAAAatcacatatatataatctATGATAATCTTATACATATactattttaaatttataatgttttaaataatatattatattttatatataaatatatgaattaataataataattaatgtaatatttaatatacaCACATTACAAATTACAAATAAAGAACCCACAAACTAACTAGCAACGAGCattcttttatttgaagttctAGTTAATCGttattttaatattgatCAATTGATTGATTAATTTAATGGTTTCTTAAAATGTTCAGTTTTAAAGAATGTCTGTCTATATGTAATTCTGCCAAAAAATGCACATCTGAGAGGGTTTacctttttattttcaatatgcAACATCAACGTAAGTAAGAAAGCCTATTTATTTATGGAGCCTTTGAGGGCGTAAGATAGAGCTAATGCATTCTAATTACGAGAATTCACGAATATTCTTGAACCGTGTTGACTCCTCTATGAACTATCTACCTCGAGATGATGAGCTTATTGAAATCTGCGGTATAATTGATGCTAATGAGaatgatattaaaagttTGAGATACAACTTGATATTAAGGATTTGTTACTATACAATGGACGACAGACTTTCTCCGTCAACAGCAATCCGTTGCAGAGACACTATTAAGAACTTGATGTCGGAGGAACTTTTAGAATTCCTCATAAAAAGTCTGAATCCAATTCTATTAAAACTAAAGAATAATAAGGCATCCAAATCTGGAAGAAAGAAGATAGAAGATAATTCGTTTATTTTGAGACCCCGACTAGGCTTTAGTGCTAAAGAGGATGATTTGAGAACAGCATGGAAGAATGAAGGGGGTCTGCGTAGCATACCTCTATTCCATATCGTTCTTACTTATTTGAAGCACGATCAGATTTCATCCAATTTATGGTGGATCACACCTGGCATTCTAAATTTCCTGGATGATGATCAGCAAGAGGTAAAACTTTCCGGTGTAAAGCTACTGCGACAATTCTTGGAAGTTTCTATTGACTATTCCAATACATTGCAATTCTCATTTTCTGGTACCCGTCTTTTCGATATATACCATCCAATCCTCTTAAATCTCTGCTATCATATGCCTCCTTTGACTGATGTAAAAACTGTGACAATAATATGGAGAGACGTTTTTCCAACATTAATAGCCCTGTATAAGGTGGAATATATCGATGATGTGCAGCAGCTCAAGGTTCAAATCGGAAGTCTACTCTCAGAAGTTATTGTTCAGCTTATAATTCCCAAAATTGCATCTGAATATCCAGAACTAACAATTATAGCCCTTGACTATGCAACTCAACTCATACACCTCTTGGAAACATCCACTGTACGTTATCTACAAAGGATAATATACATGTTAGGTGAGTATATTGTGAGGAATCCTTTCATAACATTATTCATGCCATTGGTAATCAAATCTGCAGTTCTTCTGCAAGATTTAGTATTGCTATGCCCCACTGAAAGAGTAGTGGCTCATAAATACGATTTTCTGGCATGCGTATTGATATTATATGATAAATGTGAGCGGGAAGGTACGTTGTCACCAGAGATCTTGGAACCACTGTCTAAATTAATGAACAtgttaaaagaaaaaggctGTGACTACACAGATGATCGAGAGAAAATACTTAAgagaaatcaaaaattcGACGtcattattcaacaaatatgAATTCATaacttattatatatacacgATAATATACTCTTACTTGCTGAAATTCATCTATTGAatgttttttaaactttgaACAACTCTAATATTAGTATCTAAAAACCTGTTAACACAGTTCTTCAAACACAGATCTTCTTGAGAACTTAATTCTGCATTATTAATAGAACTAATACATTGTTTGAAACACATGTTTGTGAACTGGTGAATCGACATTTGAACCTTTTGCTTGGAGTGTTCAGCCTGTAAAAATGACATAACCTccttctttgaaatatcaTCTAGATCTTGCAAATCATTGGGAGTAACACCAGACATCTTTAGATATACTTAAAACTGTAAATGGGATTCAGAAGGCTTTACGGCTTGCTATATTCTCCTTCACTTTTAAAAGGCTCGTCTGATGCTTTCTCAATGTTGTTAATaagttaaaaatttttgaaagctCTTCGGGGTCCTTCTCTAAGTTTAAACTGGATTTACGAAGAACTATACATTGAATAAGAGGGAACCCTCAAAGCAACTGGACATTGGTAGGTTAGGATATCTATGAAGCTATTTGtgttttgaaaagttgatgTGAGCTGTAATTTCATTGGTGTACGAATTTAACTAATCTAGGTGAGTTTAGTGTTCTGCCAAATTCTTAGGACTTTAGGTTAATAGATATTATACACAGCGAGCGATGGAAAACAGAGAGACTACTGAATCACAGTGGGAAGCTTTCAATCAGCGTCTTAGACATGAAATTGAGAACAAACAGTTCTTTTTAAAGCAGGCGCAGGCCGCTGTTCAAAAGTTAAGTAAAACTTCTGATGTCGATGATCTTCATAACAATCGCGTCGCCTGGGCATCGCTTTTAGACACTCAGCTGTTTATTCCGGACCGATCTGACCCTCTTGGTGTTGTTCTGGCTTTAAACAGGGAGCAGCGTACATCTAATAGTGATGTTGGATCTGTTTTGGGTGGGACAATTGAACAACTGCAAATTATGGTGCATGACCAGGAAGCTTTGAATGACGATATGAGCAaattgaattcttttttaacaaaaagaataaaggATAATGCTGCTAACAAGGACATAGAATCCCATCATCCTGAACCTAGGGTAAGTGTTGCTGAGATTTTCGAGAACTTTGTGGGGGAATTTCTGGTCCCTGATATATCAACGTCCCAGGATCGCTGGCATGAGGTGAAGGATAACGTGTTAAGCCTGGTGTATAGGTTACTTGAAAAGGATCAAGATTTGAGATTGAGTGACTTCAATCCTTTCTGTATGGCATTGTACCGTTTATTATCGAAAGCGCATATGTTACAAGAGATACCCGGGGCAGATATACCTGATAATCCATATATACGATTATATACAACAATGTGAAATGAATAATCACGAATTTAGGaatcttcctcctcttcgCTTAGATTAATTTCAGgtatttcaaattcttcatctgaagatgaagcaTTTTCCAGAACTTCTTTGGGTTCCGACGATGAGGTGACTGAACATTTTACCAATTCATCCATTGGTTTAGGGCGTTTAGCTTCTTGTTTTGCCAAATCATTTGGTTCAGAGGGACCTCTCTTGAAGACTTTGGAAGTTTCATGTGAAGTAGATCTTTCCACAATATCTAAATCAGTAATGACAGAAGGTTTACCTCTAATAATTTCTGGAGATTCAGAGTTGACAGTTGTACTTGTCGATTTGGAATTCAGGGTATCCAAATTAGCATCTGTAAGTTCCTCATCTGCATGTTGAATCGGCTTCCTTACAATTTGAATAGTTTGAACTGGTAACTTAGGATTGCATATAACGTCCAATACCGGATTGCCAGTTTCTTTTAGCAAACTGACAGCTATTGGTAAAATAGATACACGCTCGTTCCCAGGATGCAGAACCAACGTTGTCAATAATTCGACGAATGACTTTGGAATATCTCCAGACTgttctttgaataatagAGAACAGAGAACAGTGTGCTTGATTATCTTGACTTGTTGGGTTGATGGTAACTTCCaatttgttaatatattttgaaagaacCGATTGACATGATCATAGGATTTTAGCTCCGACTTAACAACGAACAAATGAGGATGACTATATAAGTCAGACATTGAACCAGAAGCGTCAGacttgttctttttctttttggaaataCCACTAGAtgtttttttggtttgcTTAACAGATATTAGATCTATTTTAGATTTGCTTTCAAGCaaatatagaaaaacaTCCGTTAATTTGATGATTAAAGTTTGTTCTTCCAATCTGTGTCCCACATGAGGCACAACTGCATTTATTAAATCTGCAACTTCGAAGATCTCTTCTCTTATAGGATCACATTTCTCATAAttgatatttgaagttttattttgtaAAGGAATGAACAACTCCAAAGAGGATAATATTGTTGGAAGATAAGGCAGGATAGATTTACCAAATTCACTGGTCATACAATTTAGCAACCTAATGCCCTGAAATTGAACTTGCGGGAAAACCAAATCAATAGACGATATTAATGAGGAATCACGGAACAATCCTCGCTTTAGGGGTAAATAATTGCTTGTTAAAGTCAACAGGCAATCtgatattttaataa
This Eremothecium cymbalariae DBVPG#7215 chromosome 5, complete sequence DNA region includes the following protein-coding sequences:
- the MET5 gene encoding sulfite reductase (NADPH) subunit beta (similar to Ashbya gossypii ABL077W) produces the protein MGFGIDQVLGTSVENLEGTNIYYTTSLKGECSTVISYLRSRGIEVSGLLNNNDPFATIVDSLDPTSRTAVFTDDSVIMYALPHLYNLEGFAVLIHVDLRYQEYSLLPALRDLRYPLLISNDLGRVVKAVDEAVEIAFTLNQPVFHFYNSKAIGQDTIENYEPVYRALNFEESSRNIADILRPSLDVLYGPNPDTLILNLSPYGKQFADNLTDEIALYDITVYKPFDITSLLSNLPPSVTNISVVQGSSNASTNKGMEPILLDVVADFNVLLEKNICNVVTVNVGTLTDISAALSEITSNAKSEQPNQSLFISENEQFKETLDLKDSINKAISLEKAYIDVLEQLFTSNLSILNQFKESKSRPLNPEYAFGGFLREQWEREQLLSTISARLDTSLFDYDSSRLVELLSKWISYNKISLDESKLSEANAVASELFDLLQKNSGSFSAKEILDVAPTEDLFLFHVNWLIGSDAWAYDLGNSGVHHALASQKNVNILLVDSEPSEKVAKSTRRKKDVGLYAMNFGNVYVASVAVYSSYTQLLTAFLEAAKYNGPSIVLAYLPYSSEDDTPLEVLKETKKAVETGYWPLYRYNPSEQNDEDVFKLDSSIIRRQLQQFLDRENRFTMLCKKIPELAGNLEKSASELITIKQKRRAKEAYGQLLEGLSGPPLNIYYASDGGNAAGLAKLLGARASARGLKSTVLSMENVVLDELPGETNVIFIVSTTGQGEFPQDGKSFWEGLKSSIDLDLASVNYAVFGLGDSHYWPRKEDERYYNKPSKDLFAKLHSLSAKSIIPLGLGDDQDEDGYRTQYKEWEAKLWEAFGISNAAVGEDPQPLTNEDMKLASNYLRGTIAESLIDTSTGAVSASDQQLTKFHGIYLQDERDIRDVRKMQGLEPYYIFMVRTRLAGGVANPDQYLILDRMADTTGNGTIKITTRATFQLHGILKKDLKHTIRSLNSTLMDTLGACGDLNRNVMISALPHNAKLHKSVSNIAALISDRLLPQTTAYHEIWLEGPDDRDGDSSWSSIWNTATSGPKKKILVGGNALQDVEPIYGPTYLPRKFKINIATPPYNDVDVWSCDLGMIAISGENSEVEGFNLYVGGGMGTTHNNKKTYPRIGSSFGFVPVDEVYNVIEKIVLLQRDHGDRKNRKHARLKYTIDDMGVDVFKGRVEELCGIKFAPERPYTIESNIDYFGWVKDETGLNHFTAFIENGRIEDSPSFPHKTGLRKIAEYMKETNSGEFRLTGNQHIVISSIKDQHLDDIKAFLKRYKLDNYDFSGLRLASSACVALPTCGLAMAESERYLPLLITKLEEALEGYGLRHDSIVMRMSGCPNGCSRPWLAEVACVGKAMGTYNLLLGGGYYGQRINKLYRSSLKEDEIIGTLKPLFKRWSLEREEGEHFGDFVIRVGIIKPTLEGKYFHDDLPEGAL
- a CDS encoding chalcone isomerase domain-containing protein (similar to Ashbya gossypii ABL076W), yielding MSYNFGRAKFTDFLRFGSRLKGHIFHSYPFEAGKIRNKTIVLSSSNITNSVLLTTFALSPLIWYNTINNDALNSPGLEDSINVYYSITPFPLKYGPPDRPLKATYTILGYGIRSVTFLKFKVYALGIYACTEDINLIQKVFNSDFLSEVTGIEKTASLKEMAKKALSDPAQSRVLINKVLSNGMRLVAKIKPIRDTDLNHLKDGLVKSISNHPDSKDFRAELKRGLHQLKTTLRKKRGKVPKDDEFIIELQANGNLNFYHYIRKNGVTVEIGTVTEPIIGRLLFGQYLSGPRPLSEDTRESVANKIVNML
- the TTI2 gene encoding Tti2p (similar to Ashbya gossypii ABL075W), whose protein sequence is MHSNYENSRIFLNRVDSSMNYLPRDDELIEICGIIDANENDIKSLRYNLILRICYYTMDDRLSPSTAIRCRDTIKNLMSEELLEFLIKSLNPILLKLKNNKASKSGRKKIEDNSFILRPRLGFSAKEDDLRTAWKNEGGLRSIPLFHIVLTYLKHDQISSNLWWITPGILNFLDDDQQEVKLSGVKLLRQFLEVSIDYSNTLQFSFSGTRLFDIYHPILLNLCYHMPPLTDVKTVTIIWRDVFPTLIALYKVEYIDDVQQLKVQIGSLLSEVIVQLIIPKIASEYPELTIIALDYATQLIHLLETSTVRYLQRIIYMLGEYIVRNPFITLFMPLVIKSAVLLQDLVLLCPTERVVAHKYDFLACVLILYDKCEREGTLSPEILEPLSKLMNMLKEKGCDYTDDREKILKRNQKFDVIIQQI
- the TIM8 gene encoding protein transporter TIM8 (similar to Ashbya gossypii ABL074C), yielding MSGVTPNDLQDLDDISKKEVMSFLQAEHSKQKVQMSIHQFTNMCFKQCISSINNAELSSQEDLCLKNCVNRFLDTNIRVVQSLKNIQ